TTCCCGGCCAGTGGGAGGTACAGTGCCAGCGTGGCGGCGAGGGAGTTCTTGAGGCGTCTCACCGTCGAGGGAAACTTATCATCGCCTCCTGGTTGGCTGTTAGAACTAATCTTGATTAGTTATATGCATGTGCACGTTTTGTTATATAGTCTTATTGTGTCATCTTTGTGTAGGTCATGTATACTAGTAGAAGATGTGTATGTGAGATGACCCCGGGCGTGTCGAAGAAGGATGTAGCTAGCCATGCAGCACGAGGCACGATGAGTCGGCCCGCGGCACGGAAAAATGGCACGGCATAGGTACGGCCCGCCACGGGACTTCGCGGGCCCGGGCCGGCTCGAGCACGCCTGCAAACCATGCCTGGGCCGTACATTCAGCATGCTAGGCAGGCCTGGCACGGCACAATTTGGGCTCGGCCCATCAGGCACGCGAAGCGGCCCGCGAACACATATGGCCCATCAACCTGCCAGGCATGCCCCTTGCCACTTCCCATGGCCCAACGGCTCCCCCCCGCCCAACGCCCCAACGGCTCTCTCCCCCTGGCTATATAAAATGGGCGGACGGGCGAGGTCGgcgcaaaccctagcctccgCCCTCCGCTCTCCCAACTCGctcgcctggccgccgcctccgctctcCCAGTTcgggacctcgccgccgagatGCGATCGACCGCCGGCCGCTACACACGATCTACGCCGTCCCCTCTTTGATCTCGACTCTCCCTCTCGGTGCTACGGGCCTCCGGCCTctcccctctcggcctctctggCTCTTTCTCTCAGATCTGGCCCCCACCTCCTCTCTGTGCTCCGGCTTCTCCCGCTCCGATCTCCGTGGCCTCTCGTCATTCCTACTCAACTTTGAGTTCTTCCTCTGGTTGTTtttgcgcccccccccccctccctacCCTTTGCCCACAACAAACCACCTTTTACTATTAGATATACTACTAAGATCTAGATTTTCAGACTCCAAGATATGACCATTTGAAATACTCTCCTTCTAAAAGCGCCTAATATGCTTTCAGCAATAGCAACTTAGCCAGCTCCTCAAGTTTCATAGCATTGAGGGACCCCTTTATTCTGGGAAGGATATATATCGCGCGCGTTACATATCAATAGACCATCACCTGAAGGAGAAACTAATTGCAATTCGGCCCAATAAACAAATTTAGCCCAAAATCTTTCGCTTCCACCTGATGCGCATAAtatattttgcttcttactttcCCTCGCGTTGCTTATACATGCTTTGCATGTGCTTTGCCTGTTGCCTATAGCATGCATGCACACTCTCCCCCACGTTGCTTATACATGCTTGCATGTGTTTTGCATGTTGCTTCATGCACGAAACATGCAACCCATACTCGGGTAGATATTTGCAATGCTCCAGCGGtagatattttttttcattaatTTGTACGCAACACTAAATTATCTGTTCACTTTGTAGATTAAGTTCTCCAGTGTTAATCtatttgttcgtgatatttattttttattatttatcctGTACATATAAAGTTCGTGATGTGTAATATTTTATTCGTTgcatattattatttgttcgttgtATATAACCTTTGTGTTCGCAGAAAACAATTATTGTTTGTGttcttaaaatatttgttcccgTAACTGAAtttaattatttagtattaaaaaactaaaaaatatTGTGCAAACATGGGCAGAGTGtgatcttattttgaagatcttgttataagaaagataatggtgTAATCCAAATTTTATCTGAATGCTCAGTTTAATAATTATATTTTTGAAGTTTTGAGATTTGTATGCAGTGGATGGCATCACCATTTTCATCTACTACTTATGGATGTATGCAGCGGTGAAGAGCTCTGGTGACAAATTTTGTTGGCCAGTACACGAAACAGTCCAGCGACTCCTCATGCATCACGGACGAATGCCCCACACGAAATAGTCCAGCGACAGCCCAACGACCCGAGATTGTTTTGGCCCAACACGGTCTGCTGAAAATCTGCGGCAGTTCAGGCGGCGGTCGATTTTGTCTCCTTCGGCGATATCCAACCGCTCCCCCTTTATTCATCATTACTCCCTATATCACAATCTAAAGTTTTTTGTTCCAAATTATCATCGTCGGTAGAATTAAAATAGCAAAGGAATTAATCAAATTAGTGTGTGTACCTGGATCCCTTGCAGTCGAAATGTCACATTGCACCTTCTCCCCTAGAGTGTGATTCCCATCAAGCTGAATCCTCTGGAGTTGTTTCTTGCAGCCACAACAgacatattttttccttttcatgATGCCCTTCCTTGAAGCTCTGGAACATATCCATCCCTCATCTTCTTTAGCTAGAAGAACACCCTCAGACTAAGATGCTACATCCACCTTTTCTGTAGGAGAAGACTGTTGATATTTCTTAATGCTCTCTCTAGACACATAATTAAAATACCTGTCCTAGCAACAACACCAAGAAATGACTAACATTTATTAGCACAATTACTAAGGAACATGAGTATTCCTGAATCATAAAtcattccgcaagcgcacagaatatactggtgtagcatttcacccgagaGTATACCGGAGTATCATTTATATTCCCGCAGAGAAGACGGCGGTATAAAGAATTTATCAAGCTAGGGAGAACTGCTACTAAATTAATATTTAGTTCTGATATTCAGTACTTTGCCCAATCTCGGTTTCTATATGGAACCCATTTGAACGGATATCTAAAGGGTGCGCTTTGAGTCAGGATATAATAATGCATCCTTCACAAATATATGCGTACCATCGGGAGAACCACGATATGAGCATTGCTTTCGACAATGGtcataatatttttatttttctttgtcaAAGTCTAGAAATACTTGGTTTCCCCTAGTATCGTATTAGTGGTGCCACTGTCTACAAGAAAGATCTGTTAAATACCATGAAAGTGAAATAGAAATTTAACATAAAGCATACATTATTAGAGCAATATGATATGGTTCCTAGGAAATATTACAAAGGTTTGGACCATATGCTACGTTACAAATGCTCTTCAGGAGCATATATGGCCAAACGCTAATACATGTGGACATTATTTTTAACATGATGTTTTTTGGAGATCACTACAGGTCTCCAAATATATCACTGTCATCAATAGGGTTGTCCTCGTTTTCGTCCATTTGGACGTCTTCGCCGTTTGCGACGACATTCATATCGTCACGCTTCTTACTTTTCCCTTTCTTGCTCTGCTGGTAAAGGTCAACCAGGTGCCTGGGTGCGGAACTTACGGGACCAATCTCCCTTTGTCCCACATCTGTAGCATTCATCTTGCTCTTCCCCACTATGGTCACATTTTTCCTTCTTGGGTTAGGCTCTACCTTTGGGTTTTCCATTTCCTTTGCCTTTGAACATGGCACCTCTTTTTCCCTTCCACTTTCCCTTTCCACGAGCTCTTTTATGGTTGCAAGAACTTTCAGCAATGTTGTCGTGTGCTTCAGGCACAGTCATGGAGCCGGTGGACCAGATAGAATGATTGTGCATAAGAGCCTCATTCTGTTGTTCAGCGACAGACAATACTTCACTCAGCTCAAAGTACTTAGTGTACTTTGAGTTCCTATATTGCTGCAGCAGTACTATATTGCCAGAGTGAAACTACTATATTGCCAGAGTGGAACATGGATAGAGTCTTCTCGATCATATCAGCGTCTGTGATCTTCTGGCCACATAGACGCATATCAGTCACAATCTTGCGTAAAGCTGAGTTGTACGTTGCCATAGACTTAAAGTCTTGGAATCGCATGGTGATCCAATCCTGTTGTGCTCTTGGGAGCACAATTGACCGCTGCTGGCTGAAACGGTCCTTCAGGGACTGCCATAAAACCAGTGGATCTCTCTCCGTCATATACTCAGACTTCAGGTCTGGGTGGAATTGATGTCACAAAAATACAACACCCTTGCTTTATTAGGTTTTGTGCGTTCATACTTACCAGCTTCGGGCTGGACGATGGTATGATCAAGGCCCATACCATCGAGTTTGATCTCGATGTCAGTAGCCCAAGTGAAGTAGTTGCTGCCGTCCACGGCAAGCGCATCGAACTCACTTTTTTGCGATGTCTGACATGTTTGCACAATTAATACATAGCATTAATGTATGCCCACACCTGTGGCAGTAGCCTACAGGGCCGTGCTCTGCATGCCGTGAGAGTTGTGGTCTGCTAGACCACCTCTCCACGCGCGTCTTGGGGTGGAGATTCGGCTTGCACGCATATCCTCAGGACAGCGGAAGTTCTATACTTTAGGGCCGGTTCATGGCGACGGAGGTAGTGCCATATTTGCATCGTTACTAGTGGAAAACAACAGATTGATTGTAAAAGAACTTGTTTCTCACATTCTTATCCTAAGCTTGGTAGAATTTGTGCTAATAACGTGTTAGAAATTTAGTTCTTTTGTTGAACGGAATCACACATTAGCAAGGACATAGATGACACAAAGATGTAGAGAGGGGAATTCTTTCTGGATTAATTTCACTCTCAGTGTTACAACTGATGAAATGAACCTCCTATTTATATATGGAGAGTCTCGTATGAGTACAAATGCATAGTGTATGAACACTTGAATTTCTTACTCTTCTCATTAATTTGGCCACCATTCAAAGTCTTTGTTCATATACTATTTCTCGACTTTGAATTACTTCCTCTGTCCTAAAAAATATGCAATCGTGGCGTTTAAATTTTGTCCCAAAACTAACGCTCACTTTGACCAAAGCTGTGAGATTGTACTGGTAATCTGAACAAACACAGTGTAGGTTCCGTAGAAAAAAATATAGCAGCAAGGCTGCATGTAGGGATGTGGAGCAATTCAGTCCACACATTCCATCTTCTAGAAGAGTCTCGCACCATCACACAGGCAGGAAAGACAGACATTACTATGCCGAGTACTACTACACTCTTTTTCCTTATTCGATAATGTGTATTCTACAAACCAGATAGTCTGAACATAATTATACATATGGGTATTTAGGTAATTTTACTACTTACATTGGTACCGATGTCTGGTCCTATAATTGCATTCTTTTCGGACGAAGGAATACAACACAATCAATTTtactaaaataaaaatattcacTCCGTGTGAAAACGTAAAATGCATTTGCTCTCGATTACGTTTTCCTTTTACACTGAACTGCCGAACAGAAAACCCACACGGTGAAAAAGAAATTCAAATCCATCCCCCAATGTTCCATCGGCACCCAAATCCTTCTTCTCCACCAAATCCGTAGTGGAGCAGCTTCCTTCGCAGCAGGATCGAGCGGGAGGCGAGGCAGCCAGGCGGCAGGCGCACACGCGAAGGCGGTGAGGGCGCGGGCGGCGTCGCCTGACGAGCGACTAGTCGGCGTCGAGAGGAAACCCTAACTCTTTGGGTcgcggctgccggcggcggctgagccAAGTCCGCATCGATTCACCTCCACTCCATGCCTTCCaatcctcctcccccgccgcctcccgggTCGTCGTCTTCGGCTCCGGCGGGGGCCAGCTACTTCCCGCTCCCTTTccatctgcagcagcaccagccgcagccgcagatGCCGCCGCCGATGGCGCCGAACAGCtaccagcagtaccagcagcagctgcaccagGCGCACCAGCTCTTCCAGCGGGACGCGCAGACAATCACCCCCGAGGCGCTGCAGAGCGTCAAGGCTGCCCTCGCCACCAGCGACGTCCTCGAccccgccgccagcgccagcgccaggCCCTCCGATCCCTCCGCCAGCAAGAAGCCcatcccccgccgcgccgcaggACAGTCCTGGGAGGACCCCACCCTCACCGACTGGCCCGAAAGTACCGACCATGACTTCTCTCCTTTCAGTTCCCCTTTGTTTAATTCCTCATCCTTCTCTTGTTTACTTGGGTTTCAACTCTCAACAATTTGCAGATGATTATAGGCTGTTCTGTGGAGATCTAGGCAACGAAGTTAATGACGATGTCCTCTCCAAAGCTTTCTCACGGTTCCCCTCCTTCAACATGGCAAGGGTAACTAATCTGCTCCCCTCTGTTAGCAAGACTTATTCTTATTCATGGTGAAACCTGTTCTCTTCAATTCGTGCTGGGTAGTACATTGTCAAATTCCTTCTAGAGTTTTATACAGATGTCGAGGTAATAAAAATGCTCAGGTTTTTAGTTGTGGCACAAATTGGTGAAATTCATAGCCAATTATCAGCTTGAACAATATGTATTTTTCAATGTAATTCTATCCTAATGATTAACATAGGTAGATAACTTTACAGCCTGCACGAGGTGCTTAAAAGACTGGTGGATTTTATTGCCAAATAAACGGTCTATGGGAACTTGTACTCTAAAATGGTTATTTGGGTATATTCAATATCATGGATGACCTGCGGCGTAATATAGGAACTGATAATCTTTGGGCATGAACTATGTTTTACACACCATAATATTTAAATGTGCAGTTACTAGTTGTTAATGGAACCATA
The Panicum virgatum strain AP13 chromosome 6N, P.virgatum_v5, whole genome shotgun sequence genome window above contains:
- the LOC120678914 gene encoding RNA-binding protein 42-like, translated to MPSNPPPPPPPGSSSSAPAGASYFPLPFHLQQHQPQPQMPPPMAPNSYQQYQQQLHQAHQLFQRDAQTITPEALQSVKAALATSDVLDPAASASARPSDPSASKKPIPRRAAGQSWEDPTLTDWPENDYRLFCGDLGNEVNDDVLSKAFSRFPSFNMARVVRDKRTGKTKGYGFVSFSNPTDLAAAIKEMNGKYVGNRPIKLRKSNWKERTDVEALERQKNHVQRKPKMPKKSILHK